A stretch of the Planctomicrobium piriforme genome encodes the following:
- a CDS encoding OsmC family protein, with product MKTSGSAVWQGGIKDGKGAISTKSGAMKDYPYGFSSRFEGKPGTNPEELIGAAHAGCFTMALSLILGEAKLKADHMETKAEVTLDQVADGFAITSVHLTLKAKIPGADDATFQELAGKAKAGCPVSKLLNAKITLDATLES from the coding sequence ATGAAAACTTCCGGATCAGCGGTATGGCAAGGCGGCATTAAGGACGGCAAGGGGGCCATCTCGACCAAGAGCGGCGCGATGAAGGACTACCCTTACGGCTTCAGCAGCCGGTTTGAAGGGAAGCCCGGCACGAACCCGGAAGAACTGATTGGGGCCGCCCACGCCGGCTGCTTCACGATGGCCCTGTCGCTGATTCTCGGCGAAGCCAAGCTCAAAGCCGACCACATGGAAACCAAGGCCGAAGTGACCCTCGATCAGGTCGCCGATGGGTTTGCGATCACCTCAGTTCATCTCACCCTGAAAGCCAAGATCCCCGGGGCTGATGACGCGACATTCCAGGAACTCGCGGGAAAGGCCAAAGCCGGCTGCCCGGTGTCGAAACTGCTGAATGCGAAGATCACGCTAGATGCGACGCTGGAAAGCTGA
- a CDS encoding alpha/beta hydrolase, translated as MNRFALAFSMFLFCAPALGMAAEPITLPLWPDRTLPPLPKVSEETTKWFTSIGGPNPARVTDVTTPTITVYRPEHPNGTSVIVAPGGGYVFLSWKHEGTQVCEWLNSIGVTAVLLKYRTPTRDDAAQFTMPVEDAQRALGIVRHHATEWGLDPQRVGLLGFSAGANLAGHAAWDNLNRTYPQNPDFDDPRGPDFLVFIYGGGFTMKDQPTKLREEVKLPALAPPAFFLVAHDDKNNPVEAALLYLEYKKLNRPADLHIFTKGGHGFGMRDDKHPINDWPQMCAEWMQSLEFIPKAK; from the coding sequence ATGAATCGCTTCGCGCTGGCGTTCTCGATGTTTCTGTTCTGCGCCCCGGCCCTGGGTATGGCGGCCGAGCCGATCACACTGCCGCTCTGGCCGGATCGTACGCTCCCTCCCCTGCCGAAGGTGTCAGAAGAGACGACTAAGTGGTTTACGTCCATCGGCGGTCCGAATCCCGCTCGAGTGACCGATGTGACGACACCCACGATCACTGTCTATCGGCCGGAACATCCCAACGGCACGTCGGTCATCGTCGCTCCCGGCGGAGGGTACGTCTTCCTGTCCTGGAAGCATGAAGGGACACAGGTGTGTGAATGGCTGAACTCAATCGGCGTGACAGCTGTCTTGCTGAAGTACCGCACGCCGACGCGGGATGACGCCGCTCAGTTCACAATGCCTGTTGAAGATGCCCAACGGGCCTTGGGGATTGTTCGCCATCATGCAACGGAATGGGGACTTGATCCGCAGCGAGTCGGGCTGCTGGGATTTTCCGCGGGAGCGAATCTGGCTGGCCATGCCGCCTGGGATAACCTCAATCGCACCTACCCGCAGAACCCTGATTTCGACGATCCCCGAGGACCGGACTTTCTGGTTTTCATCTATGGGGGCGGTTTCACGATGAAAGACCAGCCGACGAAACTGCGCGAAGAAGTGAAGCTGCCAGCCCTGGCTCCGCCGGCCTTCTTCCTGGTCGCGCATGACGACAAGAACAATCCCGTCGAAGCCGCCCTGCTCTATCTGGAATACAAAAAGCTGAACCGTCCTGCCGATCTGCACATCTTCACCAAAGGAGGACATGGCTTCGGAATGCGGGACGACAAGCACCCCATCAACGACTGGCCGCAGATGTGTGCAGAGTGGATGCAGAGCCTGGAATTCATTCCCAAGGCGAAGTGA